One Kazachstania africana CBS 2517 chromosome 5, complete genome DNA window includes the following coding sequences:
- the DNA2 gene encoding bifunctional ATP-dependent DNA helicase/ssDNA endodeoxyribonuclease DNA2 (similar to Saccharomyces cerevisiae DNA2 (YHR164C); ancestral locus Anc_5.75) codes for MPKTPERRRISTQARLIEHERNKDQKLNKKSNTSVSRRKTKYQFAPINNLNSKETVPQTILKSISVSQIRNSAGSKNTTLSPKAKKQKISDNSKTTKDIPIKSNQDTSFPKSSVEKLQGPLEEVIWKYSPNKKEVSDKSYSPKDHSDDIISTDILQNPSSTPIAATRWRTVVNFTNMKDHDHFAKSPSSTGVKVASRTKSASETDKEVFRDIDDILNDIEGDIRSKSEAVRLSTFPSSPSETTADIINAKNVAKDAQPSELLENSSEDDSLMDLLAKKDTSQGALPKGHTTTVVYKKNEGASITTRPDTDPNSKISEKPSISVPYVNKAEGNTSKMALGEVHLISHDMSNSASNNSGTTKFLLKQSGSQSDETDEEMSDASLLEDLDIFKLEQRERKSAMTEQPNKFERYQKLAHSVVARKGVVRLVVLNSVERELTNIGKQKILTCIDEYGKKSSVILRNPWVYLDFDEGDIIHIVEGKDASNKRLLSDDRDPTTNRVNDNLLVLNPDILVSATTVGKSVQCMRSSVLDNFFQDPRGEPSLPMTIGNIVHELLQSALKYRCSNTSITLEYLSECLDSLLEAYSFAIIVCDKTIEEVREEILNTHVHNILKFLHDNVKEDNYGNYVLISGARTTEPISISNVIDIEENIWSPVYGLKGFLDATVEAHVKNKKYIVPMEVKTGKSRSISYEVQGLIYTLLLNDRYEMPVDFFLMYYTRDTQMTKFPRILNSIKHLLMARNKLVTSIKHRIGVVATKERINFQLPPLLRDSYCDICVSKPTCMVLNKLIDGGEAGSSGISEEEFNTLTDHLGPNLGRYKEFFLKCNDLISKEESSLTSINQEIFMVDPKTRESLNGRCISGLMIDSIKKDRKSQLYFYKFVRKGVEDENISMLNSQINNHDMIIVSDESGHFALCQGNAVDITKNSITISTRRKLLNNKLTNYMTEQTSIKSMFDPSIDESTTIQGQNSVTFRIDKNDIHQNLSNARFNILNLFLPSIKSGDFATERETTGEIRCLKKSEGGDERMRKLLIDNEPPKFIPNNEAIPFVWDADRTDLNVDQKQAIDKVLRAQDYALILGMPGTGKTTVIAEIIKILVSNNKKILLTSYTHSAVDNILLKLLDSNISIVRLGSRRNIHPKAQHLIPDYVSLESHKTFLKLINNMSVVATTCLGIKDILFSMRQEDFDYVILDEASQVSMPIALGPIRFAEKFILVGDHYQLPPLIKNAYAKIDGGLENSLFKTLCENRPESMVELTYQYRMCGDIVKLSNFLIYNDKLKCGNDAVKNQRLKFEDLERVRRYHHLLNFDGWLYNILDPNRKVMFLNYDTNNPDIVERIENENITNIGEIEIIKQCVEGMRVSGINCENIGVMTLYRAQLRLLKKEFRNKEKFSDLEILTADQFQGRDKDCIIISMVRCNSDRNGGSLLRELRRVNVAMTRAKSKLIIVGSKKTIGSVKEINSFINMLGANGWIYELPADVFNIYKFPQEDKASTQHCARKVTIRPIDSNSRFLKDKPITKQTLEF; via the coding sequence AGAGACTGTTCCGCAGACCAtattaaaatcaatttcgGTTTCACAGATCAGGAATTCAGCTGGTTCCAAGAACACAACACTTTCCCCAAAAGCCAAGAAACAGAAGATATCTGATAATTCCAAAACAACAAAAGATATACCAATAAAATCCAATCAGGACACTTCGTTTCCTAAGAGTTCggttgaaaaattgcaagGGCCATTGGAAGAGGTTATATGGAAATATAGtccaaataaaaaagaagttTCTGATAAATCATATAGTCCGAAAGACCATTCAGATGATATTATAAGCACTGATATACTACAAAACCCTTCATCTACACCTATAGCTGCTACACGGTGGAGGACGGTGGTGAATTTTACAAACATGAAGGATCATGATCATTTTGCGAAATCCCCAAGCTCCACAGGAGTAAAAGTTGCAAGTAGAACAAAATCCGCTTCCGAGACTGACAAAGAAGTGTTTAGAGACATTGACgacattttgaatgatattgaGGGAGACATAAGATCAAAATCGGAGGCAGTTAGATTATCAACTTTTCCTTCATCACCTTCTGAAACGACTGCTGATATAATAAATGCCAAAAATGTAGCGAAAGACGCTCAGCCTAGTGAGCTTTTAGAAAATAGTAGTGAGGACGATTCTCTGATGGATCTCTTAGCAAAGAAAGACACTTCACAGGGAGCTTTGCCAAAAGGGCATACAACTACGGTAgtttataaaaaaaatgaaggaGCATCCATTACGACGAGGCCTGATACAGATCCAAATTCTAAGATATCAGAAAAACCCAGTATATCTGTTCCATATGTAAATAAGGCTGAAGGCAATACATCAAAAATGGCTCTTGGTGAAGTACATCTGATTTCTCACGATATGTCAAATTCTGCTTCTAATAATAGTGGCAccacaaaatttttgttgaaaCAAAGTGGCTCACAATCTGATGAGACCGACGAAGAAATGTCAGACGCTTCATTGCTAGAGGACCTTGACATATTTAAATTAGAGCAACGTGAGAGAAAATCGGCGATGACTGAGCAACCAAATAAATTCGAAAGGTATCAGAAGTTAGCACACTCCGTTGTTGCTCGAAAAGGAGTTGTACGGCTAGTCGTACTCAATTCTGTTGAAAGAGAACTTACCAACATTGGTAAACAAAAGATTCTTACATGTATTGATGAGTATGGTAAAAAAAGTTCAGTCATTCTCCGAAATCCATGGGTATATCTAGATTTTGACGAAGGTGATATTATACATATAGTTGAAGGAAAGGATGCATCAAATAAGAGACTGTTATCAGATGATAGAGATCCTACTACCAATAGGGTCAACGACAACCTTTTGGTACTTAACCCTGACATATTAGTGTCAGCAACAACTGTAGGGAAATCTGTCCAGTGCATGAGAAGCAGTGTTCTggacaatttttttcaggACCCAAGAGGAGAGCCTAGCTTACCTATGACAATTGGAAATATTGTTCACGAATTGTTACAGAGTGCCTTGAAATACAGGTGTAGCAATACTTCAATAACTTTGGAATATTTGTCTGAATGTCTTGATAGCTTACTGGAAGCATATTCTTTTGCAATAATTGTTTGTGATAAAACCATAGAGGAAGTcagagaagaaattttgaatacgCATGTACacaatatattgaaatttctacATGATAACGTCAAAGAAGACAATTATGGTAATTATGTTCTTATTTCAGGGGCCAGAACCACCGAACCAATTTCCATATCCAACGTTAtagatattgaagaaaatatatggtCGCCAGTATATGGCTTAAAAGGATTTCTTGATGCTACAGTAGAAGCTCATgtgaaaaataagaaatatatTGTTCCAATGGAGGTCAAAACTGGTAAATCGAGAAGTATCTCCTATGAGGTCCAAGGTCTAATCTATACGCTACTCTTGAACGACAGGTATGAAATGCCAGTGGATTTTTTTCTGATGTACTATACAAGAGACACTCAAATGACAAAATTCCCTcgaattttgaattcaatcAAGCATCTCCTGATGGCTAGAAACAAACTTGTAACGAGTATCAAGCATAGAATTGGAGTAGTAGCGACAAAGGAGAggataaattttcaacttcCTCCATTATTGAGGGACTCGTATTGTGACATTTGTGTAAGCAAACCAACCTGTATGGTTTTGAACAAATTGATAGACGGGGGTGAAGCTGGGAGCTCTGGTATATCcgaagaagaattcaacACACTTACCGATCATTTGGGGCCTAATCTCGGTAGGTACAAGGAATTTTTCCTAAAATGTAATGACTTAATTAGCAAGGAGGAATCCAGCCTTACTAGCATCAACCAAGAGATATTTATGGTTGATCCCAAGACCAGAGAATCTCTTAATGGCCGTTGTATTTCCGGCCTGATGATTGATAGTATAAAGAAGGACAGAAAAAGCCAGTTATATTTCTACAAGTTTGTAAGAAAGGGAGTGGaggatgaaaatatttcaatgttgAACTCTCAGATTAACAACCATGATATGATTATTGTTAGTGACGAAAGTGGTCACTTTGCATTATGCCAAGGAAATGCCGTCGACATTACTAAAAATTCGATTACAATATCTACAAGAAGGAAATTACTGAATAACAAGTTGACCAATTATATGACGGAACAAACTTCAATTAAAAGTATGTTTGATCCTAGTATAGATGAATCTACTACGATACAAGGACAGAATAGTGTTACTTTCAGAATTgacaaaaatgatataCATCAGAATTTATCCAATGCAcgtttcaatattttgaatctttttctACCATCAATAAAGTCAGGAGATTTTGCTACTGAACGTGAAACTACTGGCGAGATTAGATGTCTGAAAAAATCAGAAGGGGGTGATGAAAGAATGAGAAAACTattaattgataatgaacCACCTAAGTTTATCCCAAATAACGAAGCAATACCGTTCGTATGGGATGCAGACAGAACTGATTTGAATGTGGATCAAAAACAAGCCATCGATAAAGTTTTACGAGCTCAGGATTATGCATTAATTTTGGGTATGCCAGGGACTGGTAAAACAACTGTAATTGCagaaataatcaaaattttagtgagtaataataaaaaaatattgctgACATCATATACCCACTCTGCAGTAGATAACATTTTACTGAAGTTGCTCGATTCtaatatttcaatagtAAGACTAGGTTCAAGGAGAAATATCCATCCCAAAGCACAACATTTAATACCAGATTATGTTTCATTAGAGAGCCATAAGAcctttttaaaattgattaataatatGTCTGTTGTTGCCACTACATGCCTTGGAATAAAagatatattattttctatgagacaagaagattttgacTATGTCATATTAGATGAAGCTAGTCAGGTTTCAATGCCAATTGCACTGGGTCCTATTAGATTTgcagaaaaatttattttagTTGGAGACCACTACCAACTGCCTccattaataaaaaatgcTTATGCAAAGATAGATGGGGGATTAGAAAATTCACTTTTTAAGACACTTTGTGAAAATAGACCAGAAAGTATGGTCGAATTAACTTATCAATATAGAATGTGTGGGGATATCGTCAAATTATCgaattttctaatttataatgataaattgaagTGTGGAAATGATGCTGTTAAAAATCAACGCTTAAAGTTTGAGGATCTTGAACGAGTCAGGAGGTACCatcatttattgaattttgatgGTTGGTTGTACAATATCTTGGATCCTAATAGAAAAGTAATGTTTTTAAATTATGATACAAATAATCCTGACATAGTTGAAAGAATAGAAAACGAAAACATCACAAATATCGGAGAGATAGAAATTATCAAGCAATGTGTTGAAGGAATGCGAGTAAGTGGGATAAATTGTGAGAATATTGGCGTCATGACACTATATAGGGCCCAACTAAGATTACTGAAAAAAGAATTCCGTAATAAAGAGAAGTTCTCAGATTTGGAAATTCTTACTGCAGATCAATTTCAAGGGCGTGATAAAGATTGTATTATCATATCGATGGTACGTTGCAATAGTGATCGAAATGGTGGGTCTTTATTGAGGGAGCTGAGAAGAGTTAACGTTGCCATGACAAGAGCTAAATCGAAATTAATTATAGTAGGGTCAAAAAAAACCATTGGGTCGGTGAAAGAgatcaattcttttataAATATGTTAGGAGCAAACGGATGGATTTATGAGTTACCCGCTGACGtttttaatatttataaatttcCACAGGAGGATAAGGCTTCAACTCAGCATTGTGCGAGGAAAGTTACGATTAGGCCAATTGACTCTAATTCGAGATTTCTGAAAGACAAGCCAATCACTAAACAAACGTTAGAGTTTTga
- the SOL3 gene encoding 6-phosphogluconolactonase SOL3 (similar to Saccharomyces cerevisiae SOL4 (YGR248W) and SOL3 (YHR163W); ancestral locus Anc_5.78), with protein MVTVNKFSSSDKLAHELGEYIISKQEIALEHSMFFQIAISGGSLTKVLQKCLIDDPELAPKVKWTQWKVFFVDERCVPLDDPDSNYGAFKSLVLDRLTNNGTRPSVHPINVKLLGQNEAIAKEYGELMPKEFHLLLLGCGPDGHTCSLFPGEKHRYLINETERRVMWCHDSPKPPSDRVTVTLPVLADADFITFVAEGASKQDIMQEIFDTKNIKLPCALINNKFDKKVTWFVNDEAFTKVKSTF; from the coding sequence ATGGTTACCGTAAAcaagttttcttcttctgacAAATTGGCCCACGAACTGGGCGAATACATCATTTCCAAACAAGAAATTGCCTTAGAACATTCAATGTTCTTCCAGATTGCCATTAGTGGTGGATCATTGACGAAAGTTTTGCAAAAATGTTTAATTGATGATCCAGAACTAGCACCAAAGGTCAAGTGGACCCAATGGAAGGTGTTTTTCGTTGATGAGAGATGCGTTCCCTTAGACGATCCTGATTCCAATTATGGCGCTTTCAAGTCATTGGTGCTAGACAGATTAACAAATAACGGCACAAGGCCTTCAGTTCACCCAATTAATGTCAAGCTGTTGGGTCAAAATGAAGCCATTGCCAAAGAATATGGAGAATTAATGCCAAAGGAGTTCCATCTATTATTACTGGGTTGTGGTCCAGATGGTCATACATGTTCTTTGTTTCCAGGTGAAAAGCACAGATATCTAATCAATGAAACAGAAAGAAGAGTTATGTGGTGTCATGATTCACCAAAACCACCTAGCGACAGAGTTACTGTCACTTTGCCCGTCTTAGCTGACGCTGATTTCATTACTTTTGTTGCAGAAGGTGCATCAAAACAGGATATCATgcaagaaatatttgatactAAGAACATAAAATTACCTTGTGCActtatcaataataaattcgACAAGAAAGTAACTTGGTTTGTAAACGATGAAGCTTTCACAAAAGTCAAATCAACTTTTTAA
- the MPC2 gene encoding mitochondrial pyruvate carrier (similar to Saccharomyces cerevisiae YGR243W and YHR162W; ancestral locus Anc_5.83) — MATIGIAFRRFWQSETGPRTVHFWAPTLKWGLVIAGISDMKRPVEKLSGAQNLSLLATASIWMRWSFVILPKNYLLATINCFLASTAGYQIFRITDYRLRSGDSMSQVFKYIISGPDSTDSSKKLITTTTSTNGKEALA, encoded by the coding sequence ATGGCAACAATAGGTATTGCATTTAGACGGTTCTGGCAAAGTGAAACTGGGCCAAGAACTGTCCATTTCTGGGCCCCTACTTTGAAATGGGGGTTAGTCATCGCAGGCATTTCTGACATGAAAAGACCCGTTGAGAAACTATCAGGCGCACAAAATTTATCCTTACTAGCTACGGCAAGTATCTGGATGAGATGGTCATTCGTTATCTTACCCAAAAACTATTTATTAGCTACGATTAATTGTTTTCTAGCATCAACAGCGGGGTACCAAATCTTCAGAATCACAGATTATAGACTACGGAGTGGTGATTCGATGAGTCAAGTGTTTAAATACATTATTTCTGGTCCGGACTCAACAGATTCCtccaagaaattaattACAACAACGACGTCAACTAACGGAAAGGAAGCTTTAGCCTGA
- the BRF1 gene encoding transcription factor TFIIIB subunit BRF1 (similar to Saccharomyces cerevisiae BRF1 (YGR246C); ancestral locus Anc_5.80) gives MPVCKQCKGTEFERDLTNANNDLVCKECGTVSEDNPIVSEVTFGETSSGAAMIQGSFISAGQSHASFMSHGGSSALESRENTLKNARRKLRAVSHALSIPEYITDAAFQWYKLALAHNFVQGRRSQNVIASCLYVACRKEKTHHMLIDFSSRLQVSVYSIGATFLKMVKKLHIAELPLADPSIFIQHFAEKLELGDKKIKVVKDAVKLAQRMSNDWMFEGRRPAGIAGACVLLACRMNNLRRTHSEIVAVSHVAEETLQKRLNEFKHTNAGKLSIEEFRNHDADASKNDDESRPPSFMKNRKNEIQIKKRLSRDEKNQTSEEALNENPILTQVLGAQELSSKEVLFYLKEFSKKRERVIKRIKATHGIDNEHVFKGKFKNEEFEDNEEEESKERKPLKHYQDAIDGYSLEKDPYRPKNLHLLPTTESLLTKINDDPENLEDVDDDELDGLLLDEEASKLKERIWVGINEEYLIEQENKRLKEEADLIAGNTTSKRRGGSKGNRRKRAKLEGTGDKIDPANAIGMMSQLKERSVMQAALRAAEDTGDTTAADSVKNMLQKASFSSKINYDAIDGLFG, from the coding sequence atgcCAGTCTGTAAACAGTGTAAAGGTACGGAATTCGAAAGAGATTTGACCAATGCAAATAATGATCTCGTCTGTAAAGAGTGTGGTACAGTTTCAGAAGATAACCCAATCGTTTCGGAAGTCACTTTTGGTGAGACCAGCTCGGGTGCTGCTATGATCCAGGGTTCTTTCATCAGTGCAGGTCAGTCTCACGCGTCTTTCATGTCTCATGGTGGCTCTTCAGCTCTCGAATCTCGTGAAAACACTCTGAAGAatgcaagaagaaaattaagaGCTGTCTCCCACGCTTTAAGTATTCCTGAATATATCACCGATGCAGCATTTCAATGGTACAAACTGGCCTTGGCTCATAATTTCGTCCAAGGTAGAAGATCACAAAATGTTATTGCTTCATGTCTTTACGTGGCCTGTAGAAAGGAAAAGACTCATCATATgttaattgatttttcgTCAAGATTACAAGTCAGTGTCTACTCTATTGGTGCTACTTTCTTGAAGATGGTCAAGAAGCTACATATTGCTGAGTTACCATTAGCTGATCCATCTATTTTCATACAACATTTTGCTGAAAAGTTAGAATTGGGTgataagaaaattaaagtTGTTAAAGATGCAGTGAAATTGGCACAAAGAATGTCAAATGATTGGATGTTCGAAGGTCGTAGACCCGCCGGTATAGCTGGTGCGTGTGTTCTTTTGGCATGTAGGATGAATAATTTGAGAAGAACTCATTCTGAAATCGTGGCAGTGTCTCATGTCGCAGAAGAAACTTTACAAAAGAGattaaatgaattcaaaCATACTAATGCTGGGAAATTAtctattgaagaatttagAAATCACGATGCTGATGCAAGCAAGAATGACGACGAATCAAGGCCCCCTTCATTTATGAAAAACCGTAAgaatgaaattcaaatcaagaaaCGTCTATCAAGAgatgaaaagaatcaaACTAGTGAAGAGGCGCTAAATGAAAATCCTATTCTTACTCAGGTCCTTGGCGCCCAAgaattatcttcaaaagaagTCTTATTCTATCTGAAAGAATTttcgaagaaaagagaacGTGTTATAAAGAGGATTAAAGCTACGCATGGCATTGACAATGAACACGTATTCAAGGGGAAGTTCAAGAAcgaagaatttgaagataatgaagaagaagaaagtaaGGAACGAAAGCCTTTGAAGCATTATCAAGATGCTATCGATGGTTATTCATTAGAGAAGGATCCATATAGGCCGAAAAATTTACATTTATTACCAACCACAGAATCTCTATTGACCAAGATCAATGACGATCCTGAAAATTTAGAGGATgtagatgatgatgaattagatGGACTCTTATTGGATGAAGAAGcatcaaaattgaaggaaaGAATTTGGGTTGGTATAAATGAGGAATATTTaattgaacaagaaaataaaagattgaaagaagaagcagatTTGATTGCTGGTAATACCACGTCAAAGAGAAGAGGTGGTAGTAAAGGAAATAGACGTAAGAGGGCGAAATTGGAAGGGACAGgagataaaattgatccTGCCAATGCCATTGGTATGATGTCAcaattaaaagaaagatCTGTGATGCAAGCTGCATTAAGAGCAGCTGAAGATACAGGTGATACTACAGCGGCTGATAGCGTTAAAAACATGTTACAAAAGGCAAGTTTTTCAAGTAAGATCAATTACGATGCAATTGATGGTCTTTTCGGATAA